The Gemmatimonadaceae bacterium genome contains the following window.
GGCTGCTGTTGGGGCGGCACGCCCTCCATCCAGATCCGGCACTTGCCGACCGGCGGCCGCATGTCCTCCGGCATATCGCGCGGCAGGTCAGGCTCGGTCGAACGCCGCTGCCCCTGCGCCGCAATCGGCGTCAGCGATATCAGGAGAATCAGGGCGGCTGGGCGGAACAGCATCGGGAATCGACCGGAGGGACTGGGGGTGCTCATACCCACACCCCACGCGACGGTTCGGGCCGGCGATGGGTCACTTGTCACCGAAGTTGATGCCCAGGCGCCTTGCGGTCTGCACGACGTCGTGGGTCGGGTCCACCCGCTTCGCCTCCTTGAGCGCGTCCACGATGGGCACGGTCACGATGTGGGGCGTCTGCAGCGCCACCATATGCCCCCACTTCTGGTCCGCCACCGCCTGCGCCGCCGCCCCGCCAAAGCGCGTCGCCAGGAGCCGGTCGTAACCCGTCGGCATCCCACCGCGTTGCAGGTGCCCCAAGACCATCGAGCGCGCCTCCTTGCCCGTGCGGTCCTGAATCTCCTTGGCAATCCGCGACGCGATGCCGCCCACGCGGCGATTCTGCCCCGGCATCGACTCCCCGATGATCGACACCTTGCCGTCCGAGTCGGTCGCACCTTCTGCCACCACCACGATCGCGAACTTGCGCCCAGCCCTGTCGCGCTCCGTGATGGCCCGGCACACGTGGTCGATGTGCCAGGGGATCTCGGGCAGCAGGATCACATCGGCCGTGCCCGCCACGCCCGAATGCAGCGCAATGAACCCCGCGTCGCGGCCCATCACCTCCAGCACCATCACGCGGTCGTGGCTCTCGGCGGTCGTGTGCAGCTTGTCGATGGCCTCGATCGCCGTCTGCACCGCCGTGTCGAAGCCGAAGGTCGTGACCGTGCCCGATACATCGTTGTCGATGGTCTTCGGCACGCCCACGACGCGCATCCCCTTCTCCACCAACCGTTGCGCGATGGCCAGCGAGCCGTCGCCGCCGATGGCGATCAAGGCCTGGATGCCGAGACTGCGCGCGTTCTCGATCATCTCGTCCGACCGATCGATCTCCTTGTAACTGCCGTCCGCCTGCAGCACCGGA
Protein-coding sequences here:
- a CDS encoding ATP-dependent 6-phosphofructokinase is translated as MRIAISTGGGDAPGLNAVIRAATLSALGRGWSVLGIKRGYAGLLGEDEIIPMTADTVRGIAHLGGTILRTTNRGNPFEFPVLQADGSYKEIDRSDEMIENARSLGIQALIAIGGDGSLAIAQRLVEKGMRVVGVPKTIDNDVSGTVTTFGFDTAVQTAIEAIDKLHTTAESHDRVMVLEVMGRDAGFIALHSGVAGTADVILLPEIPWHIDHVCRAITERDRAGRKFAIVVVAEGATDSDGKVSIIGESMPGQNRRVGGIASRIAKEIQDRTGKEARSMVLGHLQRGGMPTGYDRLLATRFGGAAAQAVADQKWGHMVALQTPHIVTVPIVDALKEAKRVDPTHDVVQTARRLGINFGDK